In a single window of the Heterodontus francisci isolate sHetFra1 chromosome 35, sHetFra1.hap1, whole genome shotgun sequence genome:
- the insyn1 gene encoding inhibitory synaptic factor 1: protein MSSRDSSPKKRSEISARTPVKEVIRSRMKMVIDQLEVILQELKEVAKELKEVVKQIDKVTSDFDFELEPDDWTIATMSSTSSSDTARNHDKCGTLSDYGQLGFLTPDILSDSWEFCSFLELPAEGSKVEAGGDDKDVPHTPSEPDYRLMNGGLIPNGPEGCAPDSSSEETISSAPSHKPLPRTSGTRERVRFSDKVLYHALCCDDDDDEEEEQTNTATTSAATTTNDSHERAGGAASKAASSSFVSKPRHHCQQPTVTAKGNPTTRKKIMRNNSTQTVSHKSTQTLLSYGSSKTQQNSKKEDAK, encoded by the exons ATGTCATcgagggacagctctcccaagaAAAGGAGTGAAATCTCAGCTCGGACCCCCGTGAAAGAGGTGATCAGAAGTCGCATGAAGATGGTCATTGACCAGCTCGAAGTTATCCTGCAGGAGCTGAAAGAAGTGGCGAAAGAACTGAAGGAG GTAGTGAAACAAATCGACAAAGTGACATCTGATTTTGATTTTGAGTTGGAGCCGGATGATTGGACTATTGCCACAATGAGTAGCACCTCCAGTAGTGACACTGCAAGGAACCACGACAAATGTGGGACTTTGTCTGACTACGGGCAGCTGGGATTCCTGACTCCAGACATCCTCTCGGACAGCTGGGAATTCTGCTCTTTCCTGGAGCTGCCAGCGGAGGGGAGCAAGGTTGAGGCGGGAGGGGATGACAAGGATGTGCCCCACACTCCATCGGAGCCGGACTACAGGTTGATGAACGGAGGGTTAATTCCGAACGGGCCCGAGGGCTGTGCCCCAGACTCGTCCAGTGAGGAGACTATCAGCAGTGCCCCCAGCCACAAGCCCCTTCCGAGGACCTCGGGCACCAGGGAGAGAGTGCGTTTCAGCGACAAAGTCCTCTATCATGCATTGTGCTGCGACGATGATGatgatgaggaggaggagcagacTAACACGGCCACCACGAGTGCTGCCACAACCACTAATGACAGTCACGAGAGGGCTGGCGGTGCAGCATCTAAAGCAGCATCCTCATCATTTGTCTCCAAACCACGTCACCACTGCCAACAGCCCACAGTGACAGCCAAAGGCAATCCCACCACCAGGAAAAAAATCATGAGGAATAACAGCACACAGACAGTGTCCCACAAAAGCACTCAGACGCTCCTGTCATATGGGTCCTCTAAAACACAACAGAATTCAAAGAAAGAAGACGCAAAGTAG